From Sphingomonas sp. PAMC26645:
GGAGCTGGACGCAGCCGGCGTACCGCTGTTCGCGATCACGAACTTCAGCCACGAGTTCTGGCCACCCTTCCGTGCGCGTGAAGCACAGCTGTTCGACCGGTTCCGCGACGTGATCGTGTCGGGCGAGGAGAAGATGGTGAAGCCGGATGCGGCGATCTATCGGCTGGCGCTGGAGCGATTCGGGCTGGCGGCGGAGGACGCTGTATTCGTCGACGATAACGCGGCGAACGTTGCAGGTGCGCAGGCGCTGGGGATCGAATCGGTGCTGTTTACCGATGCGGCGGCTTTTCGCGCGCGATTGGTCGAGCTTGGGCTTCCGATCTCGGGGCACCCGTCATCCTGACGAAAGTCAGGATCCAGAGCCATTAGCGCCAGGGTCCGTTACTCTGGATCCTGACTTTTGTCAGGATGACGTGGTCGCGTTGCTCACCGCTCCAGCGAGATCGACTGGCGCAGATTCGCCACCGCCGTCTCTTGATCCGCGACCGGCGCCTCCGGCATCACGCCACCCTCGAAATCGTCCGTCACCGTCACGGTCGTCCCCAGCGTCGTCACCCCGAACAACTGCTTAGCAAAGCCGAGCGGGACGCGGATGCAGCCGTGCGAGGCGGGGAAACCTGGGTTGCGGCCTGCGTGGATCGCGATGCCGTCCCAGGTCAGCCGCTGCATGAACGGCATCGACGCATCGTCGTACAGGCTCGACTTGTGGACCGCGTTCTTCTGCAGGATCGGATAGGTGCCGACCGGCGTATCCTTGCCATCCTTGCCGCTGGAGATCGTCGTCGCCGCGATCATCGTCGACCCGCGATAGACGAACGCGCGCTGCTCCATCAGGCTGACGACGATGCTGACGGGTTCGCTGGAGCCATTGTCCTTCCAGACGAACTGGTTGGGCGAGAGTTCGGTCGCGGCCTGCTCAATCGGCATCGCCGCGATGGCGGCGGCCGATGCGGCCTGCGCGGGGTTTGCGCCCGCGAGGATCGCAAAGGTCAGCCCCATTGCCATGAAAGACCGCGCCGTCCCGTTCGCCATCTTGCCCATCGTCGCGTCCGTCCTCGAATCCCGATATTTCCGCCCAACGCGCGATTCTTGAAAACGTGCCGTCGGAGGATTGAGTCGACGAACCGACCCCAAGCCGGGGTAGTTCGAGGGAACGGACCCACAACCAGTGGAAATGGTTGCAGAATATTCACGGAAAATCGGCTATACGGGTCTCCAAGAAACGGGGCAATTTCGGGAAAATCGATGCACGACGAGCAAGGTCTTGTGCGCGAACGACGCGCGCTTCTGAAGAATGGTTTGGTACTGGCGGGGGCTTTAGTGGTGCCGGGGGCAGTGTCGGCGACGACGCGTCTCGGACGTCCGCTGACCGCACGTGATCTGAAGCCGATGACGCAGCCACCGCTGCCGCGGACGACGGTCGCACTGACGTCGCCGAAGGTGGTCCGTCCCGACCTGCTGCGTCAGGCAATGGCGTCGCTGAGCCGTCATGGCAGCCGCATCCAGCATCATGACCGGATCGCGATCGCCGATTTCGCGGCGCCGTCGGGCAAGCCGCGGTTCCACTTCATCGATCTCGCCAGCGGGCGCAGCACGTCGCTGCTGGTCGCGCATGGCAGCGGCTCGGATCCGGCGCACACCGGGTATCTGGAGCGCTTCTCGAACCGCTTCGGCTCGAACGCCTCGTCCGAGGGCGCGTTCGTCACCGACGATTATTACGTCGGCAAGCATGGCCGCTCGCAGCGCCTGATCGGGCTCGATCCGACCAACGACAATGCGCTCGATCGTGCGATCGTCGTGCATTCGGCGTGGTACGCGAACAAGGACATGATCGAGAGCCACGGCATGCTCGGTCGCAGTCAGGGATGCTTCGCTGTCGGCGAGCGCGATCTGGACCAGGTGTTCGCACGGCTCGGTGCCGGCCGGATGATCTACGCCGCCAAGGTCTGAAATACCGGCCCGGACCGCGCTACTCCGCGGTCTGGGCCATGCGGCTCTGCTGCATTCTCCGGCGTGCGCGCCTGACGCCGCCGATGAGCCCCGACCACAACAGCGCTTCGACGCCGGCATAGCCGAGCCCGAGATGATCGGGGCGCACGGCCAGCACGTCTTGCAGGCTGACCGTCCCGGCGCGTAGCCCTGCCCGGCCGATATCGCCCCAGCGCCGCGCGGTTTCCCAGCGGATCAGGCGGATGTCATGCGCGGAACAGTCGTGCGTCGCCAGGAAGTCCGCCTGGATGACGCTCAGCGCACTGCCCAGCGTCGCCAGCGCGGCGCGATCGGGGACCGGGCGCTTGGCCATGTTGTGCAGCATGATCAGGCGCGCGATCCGCTCCGCGCGATCGTCGAACAGCCGGGCGTAGCGTTCGGTCAGGACGCGGACCGAGGCCGCCTCCATCGTATCGACGAAACGCTTCGAGACGCCGCCGGGATGGACGCGGTACAGCACCAGCGCTTCGTCCAGCCGCGCGATCGCGCCGAAATGCTGTATCCGCTGATACAGGTCGAAATCCTCGGCATACAGGAGCTCCGGCCGCGTCACCGGGTCGAGCTGTCGTGCCACCTCCGTCCGCATCATCGTCGACGACCAGACAAGCGGGTTCTCGATACAGGTGAGCCATGCGACCAGCGCGGGCGTGGTCGTCGGCGCATAGCTGGACGGACCGACCACGCCGGCGGTCAGGAGTTCGGCGGCGGTGCCCAGCAAGACGGTGTCTGGATGCGCGTCGAGATACGCGACCTGGCGGGCGAAGCGATCGGGTCGGCAGATATCGTCATGGTCGAGCGCGGCGATGTAGCGGCCGCGCGCCTCGGCAAACCCGCGGTTGCGGGCGAGTACCGGGCCGCCGTTCTTCGCCATCTGGACCAGTCGGACGCGGGGATCGCGCCAGGCGCGCACCACCTCGCGCGTGTCGTCGGTCGAACAGTCGTCGACGACGATCACCTCGAAATCGGTGAAGGTCTGCGCTTGCAGGCTGGCGAGCGTTTCCTCGATCAACCCGGCGCCGTTATACGCCGCCATGACCACGCTGACGACGGGGCTAACGGCGGGGCTCACGACGGGATCAGCCATTCGGTCGTCCGACGTCACGCTGCTGCCAGTGCCTTCGATGCCATCACCTGATCGATTATCATCAACCCCACGTCGTTCTGCCAGAGCCATAAGCCATTGGCTTGCCCGGAGAAACTGGATTCGCCACCGAGAGCACCCCAGGGCACGAAGCCGGCGGCCAGGCCGAGCCCGTACAGGCCGGGGATCGGCGCGCCCTGATCGTCGACGATCCGGCAGTGGCGGTCGACCATCGGCTTTCCGTCATGCGCGGCCAGCGGCATCTGCGCGCCATCGCGGTCGGCGAGCGGCATCGCGATCGGGCGATAGCCCAGCGCCGCGATGACGAGGTCGGCTTCCGCGATTGCTGCCCGTGCGACCGCATCGTCGTCGCCCGTGATCCGGTGCAGCGCCACGCGGGGATCGGGTACGCGGCCGTCGATACCGAGCATCCGCAGCACGAGGTCGCGCGCTTCGAGCCGGAAACCGGCGAGGCGGTAGACGAACCCCGACACCGGGCAGATGTCGTCGGCGCCGAAATCGGTGAACCCCTCGGCATGCGCGGCCTCGACCGAATGATAGAAGGGGCGGAGCGGCCTGCGGTGCAGCAACGTGATCGCCCCTGCCCCCAACGGCAGCGGCGGCTGGCTCTTCAGCAGCAGCGCGATCGTAGTCAACGCGCTGGTCGAACCGCCGATCACCGCGATCTTCGGCGCGCGCTTGCCGGTCAGGATATCGGCGACCTTCTCGAACCCGCCGGTCGTCAGCACGTCGTCGGACTGGAGCAGGCGTCCGCTCGCCAGCTCGATCAAGCCGGCGCCCGCGACCCGCTGCGTGGCGAGCCGGTCGATCGGCTGGTGACCGCCGGTCGCGACGACGATGTTACGGGCGAGCTGCTCGAAGACATGGCCATCGGCGAGGCGGCGGACCTGTACGCTCCACAGGCCTTCGCCGACGCGTTTTGCGCCCAACGCCTCGTGCCCGGTCAGCACGACGCCGCCATTAGCGCGGACGATATCGGTCAGCCGGTCGCCGGTCGCGCGCAGCAATGGCCCGACCTCGGTCAACGGCACGCCCAGCGCGCCCTCGTGCGCCGCGACCGCGCGTCCGGCGGGATGATCGACCAGCCGCGCGAGTTCGGGATGCACGTTGCCTCGGACCGCGGTCAGGAAGGTCTGCGCGGTCGAATCCGACGTGATCGCATAGCGACCGAGCCGCCCGCCGCCGATCGCATTACCGCGCTCGATCACCATCAGCCCGGACGCGGCGAGATCGGGGAGCAGGCCGCGCTTGGTCGCCGAGGTGAGCATCGCCGTCCCCGCGGGGCCGCCGCCGATCACGATGACCGACGCGATCTTGCCGCCCGCCCCTCGCACCGACGCACGCCGGTCGAACGGCCGGACGATCGCGGCGCAGGCGTTCGCGAGCGCTTCGGCAGCGCGCCGCGCGTCGGCAACCGACATCGCATCGGTGATCGGCAGCGACAGCATCCGCCCGGCGATCCTGTCGGCGACCGGGGTGGGCTCGATCATCGCGGTCGCCTGGAACCAGGGCTGTTCGCCGAGATGCGGGCTGAAATAGCGGCCGCAACCGACGCCGTCCGCCTCGATCGCCTCGACGATCGCGTCGCGGTGGTGGGCGATGTGCTCGGGGAGCAGCACCGGCATGAACTGCATTGAGCGACGCCGGCCCGACACTGCCTGGAACTGGAAGTCGGGGAGCGTTGCGCGGTAGGTTTCCTCCAGCACGGCGCGGTGGTCGGCGATTGCGTCGATCTCGGCCAGCTTGGTCTGCGCCATGATCGCGGTAATTTCGGGTAGCTTGGCGTTGATGCCCGGCAAAGTCGCGTTGCGGCTGCCTTCGAATCCGAAATTGCCCATCGACCGCAGCGTCGCGATCAGGTCGACGTCGCCGCTGTGGATCAGACCGCCCTCGCCCACCGCGAACGTCTTGGTGGCGTGCATCGAATGCACCACGGCGAACGGCGCACGCGCGCCGAAGCCGAGCCCCGAATCGTCGAGCGTGCCGAGCGAAGAGGCCGCGTCGATCACGACGCCGACGCCGTAGCGCCGCTGGAAATGGACGTAGCGGTCGAGGTCGATCGCGTTGCCGAACGTTGCGTACGGCACGACCACGCCGATCCGCTCGCCGTGGCGTTGCAGCAGCCGCTCCTCCTCGAGCGCGCACGCACCCCAGTCGTTTGCGTCGATGTCGCAGACCAACGGCGTCAGCCCCGCCCATGCCGCGGCCTGCGCGGTCGCGGCGAAGGTGAGTGCGGGCATCAGCGCGAGCGTGCCCTGCTTGGGGTTCAGACCACCGGTCCGCATCCCCGATGCGTGGCGAATCGCTAGCATCAGCCCGAGCGTGGCATTGCCGACGGCGAGGCTGGCGCCGTGGCCGCCGAAGAGCTTATCGGTGACGCCGGCCTCGAACGCGCGAACCTCGGGACCGTTGTTGCTGAACACGCCCGACGCCTCGACGCGGCGCAGCGCATCGAGGTGCTCGCTCAGCCGCGGCGGGTTCGGCGCGATCAGGGGGAGGCGTTTCATCGGCGATCCGGTCTGTTGTGCCGCAGACCTATGATCCACGGCCTCCTAAGAACCAGTTACGCTGCCACATTACGATGGATGCAGGGCGATGTTTTCCTTACATCATCCCGGCACGTGTCCGGGATGATGCAAGACTAATCAACGTATTAGCGGAAGGCTGATGTAACTTTCGTCGGGTCCAGCGACCGTCACCTTCTGCGTCGCCTTCACGTAATCCTTCGGTTGCGCGAAGAAGATGTTCGGGACGAAGGTCTGCGGATTGCGATCGTAGAGCGGGAACCAGCTCGACTGGACCTGCACCATGATCTTGTGGCCGGGCAGGAAGACGTGGTTGGTGGTCGGCAGCGCGAACTTGTATTTGAGCGGCACGTTCGCCGCGATCGGCTTGGCCACGGCGAGATCCTCACGGTAGCGGCCGCGGAAGATGTCCATCGCCACCGACAATTGATAGCCCGCCATCGCCTTGTCGCCGGGATAGACGTCCGGATACACGTCGATGAGCTTCACCACCCAGTCGCTGTCGGTGCCGCTGGTCGAGGCGGTGAGGTTCACCTCCGGAACGCCTGCGATCGTGGTTGGCGTGGTGAGCGCATCGGTGGTGAAGGTCAGCACGTCGGGGCGGCCGGAGACCGCGCGCTGGTCGTCGACCAGCCACTGTTTCCACGTCGATCCGCTCGCATAGGTCGGCAGCGTCGGGCGCACGCGGTAGCTGACCGGCGTGGCCGGATCGGAGATATAGTCCGCAGTCGTCGCCGCACCGCCGGCCGCCTGAAACCCGAGCGTGCCACCGGGCTTGAGGTACAATGGCGTGCCCGCGGTCTGCGCGGTCGGCCACTTTTCGAGCCTCTGCCATTCGTTGCGGCCCGACTGGAACATCGTCACCGGGGCGACGTCCATCGCCGGCTGGTCGCTCTTCAGGTAATGTGCGAGGAACGGTGCGAGGACGTGCCAGCGCCACCATTTGGCGGTGTCGGCATCCCATTTGATCGCCCCCAGCGCGCTGCCGTCGCGCACTTCCTGCCCGTGATACCAGGGGCCCATCGACAGGTAGACCATGTCGTTGGCGGTGTCCTTGGGCTCCAGCGCGCGATAGACCGCAGGCGCACCGTAGATATCCTCCTGATCCCACAGGCCGCCGACGATCAGCGTCGGAACCTTCAATGGCTGGCCGGCGAGCACGGTGTCCATCGCCTGAGTCGACCAGAACGCGTCGTAGGCAGGATGCTGCGTGATCTTGCGCCAGAAGCCGAGCTGTTCGAGCCCCTGCGCCTTGCCGATCGCGCCCGCCGAGCCGCCCTTGAGGTAATAGTCGTAATCGTCGGCGGTGTCGGTGATCCACGGTGTGCCGGCATCCTTGGTCGCTTCCTGACCGAGGACGTAGGGCATCATGCCCTCCCGGAACGCGCCGTTGTGGAACCAGTCGTCGCCACGCCAGCCATCGACCATCGGGTTCATCGGCACCGACACCTTCAGCGCGGGGTGCGGGTTGATCAGCGCCATCAGCGGCAGGAAGCCGTCATAGCTGATCCCGCTGATCCCCACGCGGCCGTTCGATTCGGGAACGTGCTTCACCAGCCAGTCGATCGTGTCGTAGGTGTCGGTCGAATCGTCGGTCTTGGTCGGGTTCTGCGCGGTGCCGGCGCGCGCGGGGTTCATCATGTAGATGCCCTCCGAAGCGTGCATGCCGCGGACGTCCTGGATCACGCGGATGTAGCCCGCCGCGGCGATCACGTCGCCCGCGCCGTCGCCGTGTTCGAGGATGCCGGCATAGGTGCCGCTGTCGACCTTGGTCTGGCCGTCGGCGTCGTAGGGCGTGCGCGTCATCAGGATGCCCGCGTCCTTCGCGCCTTTCGGCACGATGATGACGGTGTGGAGCTTGACCCCGTCGCGCATCGGGATCTCAACGACCTTGCGCACATAGTCATAGCCGACGTCGCGCGGCGCCATCTTGGCGGGGCGTTCGTCGTAATTCTGTGCGGTCGCGGGGGTGGTTGTCGCGGTCGTCAGCGCGGCGAGCGCGCAGGCGGCAAACAGATGGGTCGTCGATTTCATTTTCTTCTTCCTTCCCTCCCGGACTGAAAAAGAAAAAGGCCCGCCTTTCCGTGTGGAAAGACGAGCCCCTCTCGTAGCAATTCAGGCGATCAGGCCGTCCGCGTGCCGGTCAGCGGGAAGCTGCCAAAGGCGCCGGCCGCGACACTGCCCTTGAGGACGTCGTCCTCGACAGTCGCCTTGCAGTCGAGCGTCATCGGCATCGGCACGGTCATGCTCTGCTTCCAGGTGATCGTGTCGCCATCGACGTCACCGGTGACGTCCATGCCGCCCATCGCGCCCGACACCGCACCGGTGAAGGTGTTGCCGGCGCTATTGACGGTCAACGTCATCTTCTGGTCGCCCAGCGGCGACTTGACCACGCAATCCCAGCTGCCATCGACGTTTGCCATTGCTCTCTCTCCTGAAATCATTTGGCGCCGGCTACCGACGCCGCGGGAATGACCTCGACCGGGAGGCCGATGCTGTCAAGCTGCGGGCGCACCGTCTTCGCATCGCCGACCACGACCCAGATCGTCTTCTTCGGGTCGAGCGCCTGCTGGATCGCAGTGTTGAGTTGCGGCAGGTTAAGGCCCTGGTATCGCTGCGTGATCGTCGCGTAGTAATTGTCGGGTCGCTTGAGCAGATCGTTCTGCTGCATCGCGCCCAGCACCGCGTCCGACGTCTCGAAATTACCCGACAACGAACGGATCGCGCCGTTGATCGCCCGGTCGAACTCCGCCTGGGTCATCGGCTCCTTGCCGAGGAACGCGCCGATATCGCTGCGCAGTGCGGCGATCGACGGACCGGTCTGGTCCGCCTGAACGGGTGCCGACAGGATGTACGGTGCGGCGTTTTCCGACTGCTGGAAGCGACCCGAGACGCCGTAGGACCAGTGCTTGCTCTCGCGCAGGTCCATGTTGACGCGGCCGAGGAAGCTGCCGCCGAGCGCATCGTTCGCGGTCGCGATCGGCAACAGGTCCTGCGTGCCCTTCAGCCCGGTCGGCACGCCCGCGATGATCAGCGACTGCGGGCTGTCGGGCCGGTCGATCAGGACGATCTTCGGCGCGGACGGCGTCACGCTCGCCGGGAACGCCTTGACGCCTGCCGCCCCGGTCGGCCGCCACGTTCCGAAGCGCGCATCGAGCGCCGCCTTCACCTCGGCGAGCGGACGATCGCTGACGACGAAGATCTTCGCCTTGTCCGGCCGCAGCCAGGCCTGCTGGAAAGCGACCAGATCGGCGCGGGTCAGTGCCGCCACCGCCTTCGGATCGCCACTGCCCTGTGCCTTGGCATAGGGCGAGTTCGGCCCAAGCAGCGGTGGCAGCACGCGCGTCGCCAGTCCCTGCGGGCTGGTCAGTTCCTGCGCGATCTGTGCGAGCTGCTGGTTCTTGACGCGCGCGACCTCGGCATCGGCGAATGCCGGGTTCTGCGCGATGTCGGCGAACAGCTCGACCGCGGGGGCGAGATTGGCGCTCGGTACCTGCAACGACAGGAAGGTC
This genomic window contains:
- a CDS encoding CocE/NonD family hydrolase, whose amino-acid sequence is MKSTTHLFAACALAALTTATTTPATAQNYDERPAKMAPRDVGYDYVRKVVEIPMRDGVKLHTVIIVPKGAKDAGILMTRTPYDADGQTKVDSGTYAGILEHGDGAGDVIAAAGYIRVIQDVRGMHASEGIYMMNPARAGTAQNPTKTDDSTDTYDTIDWLVKHVPESNGRVGISGISYDGFLPLMALINPHPALKVSVPMNPMVDGWRGDDWFHNGAFREGMMPYVLGQEATKDAGTPWITDTADDYDYYLKGGSAGAIGKAQGLEQLGFWRKITQHPAYDAFWSTQAMDTVLAGQPLKVPTLIVGGLWDQEDIYGAPAVYRALEPKDTANDMVYLSMGPWYHGQEVRDGSALGAIKWDADTAKWWRWHVLAPFLAHYLKSDQPAMDVAPVTMFQSGRNEWQRLEKWPTAQTAGTPLYLKPGGTLGFQAAGGAATTADYISDPATPVSYRVRPTLPTYASGSTWKQWLVDDQRAVSGRPDVLTFTTDALTTPTTIAGVPEVNLTASTSGTDSDWVVKLIDVYPDVYPGDKAMAGYQLSVAMDIFRGRYREDLAVAKPIAANVPLKYKFALPTTNHVFLPGHKIMVQVQSSWFPLYDRNPQTFVPNIFFAQPKDYVKATQKVTVAGPDESYISLPLIR
- a CDS encoding HAD family phosphatase, which encodes MITAVIFDVGRVLYDWDPRILYERLIDDDRALDVFLRDVVTIDWHFQHDAGRDFADTSAELAALHPQHADLIAAWGPRFNESIGARIAGMHEIVEELDAAGVPLFAITNFSHEFWPPFRAREAQLFDRFRDVIVSGEEKMVKPDAAIYRLALERFGLAAEDAVFVDDNAANVAGAQALGIESVLFTDAAAFRARLVELGLPISGHPSS
- a CDS encoding murein L,D-transpeptidase catalytic domain family protein; the encoded protein is MHDEQGLVRERRALLKNGLVLAGALVVPGAVSATTRLGRPLTARDLKPMTQPPLPRTTVALTSPKVVRPDLLRQAMASLSRHGSRIQHHDRIAIADFAAPSGKPRFHFIDLASGRSTSLLVAHGSGSDPAHTGYLERFSNRFGSNASSEGAFVTDDYYVGKHGRSQRLIGLDPTNDNALDRAIVVHSAWYANKDMIESHGMLGRSQGCFAVGERDLDQVFARLGAGRMIYAAKV
- a CDS encoding DegT/DnrJ/EryC1/StrS family aminotransferase, with product MKRLPLIAPNPPRLSEHLDALRRVEASGVFSNNGPEVRAFEAGVTDKLFGGHGASLAVGNATLGLMLAIRHASGMRTGGLNPKQGTLALMPALTFAATAQAAAWAGLTPLVCDIDANDWGACALEEERLLQRHGERIGVVVPYATFGNAIDLDRYVHFQRRYGVGVVIDAASSLGTLDDSGLGFGARAPFAVVHSMHATKTFAVGEGGLIHSGDVDLIATLRSMGNFGFEGSRNATLPGINAKLPEITAIMAQTKLAEIDAIADHRAVLEETYRATLPDFQFQAVSGRRRSMQFMPVLLPEHIAHHRDAIVEAIEADGVGCGRYFSPHLGEQPWFQATAMIEPTPVADRIAGRMLSLPITDAMSVADARRAAEALANACAAIVRPFDRRASVRGAGGKIASVIVIGGGPAGTAMLTSATKRGLLPDLAASGLMVIERGNAIGGGRLGRYAITSDSTAQTFLTAVRGNVHPELARLVDHPAGRAVAAHEGALGVPLTEVGPLLRATGDRLTDIVRANGGVVLTGHEALGAKRVGEGLWSVQVRRLADGHVFEQLARNIVVATGGHQPIDRLATQRVAGAGLIELASGRLLQSDDVLTTGGFEKVADILTGKRAPKIAVIGGSTSALTTIALLLKSQPPLPLGAGAITLLHRRPLRPFYHSVEAAHAEGFTDFGADDICPVSGFVYRLAGFRLEARDLVLRMLGIDGRVPDPRVALHRITGDDDAVARAAIAEADLVIAALGYRPIAMPLADRDGAQMPLAAHDGKPMVDRHCRIVDDQGAPIPGLYGLGLAAGFVPWGALGGESSFSGQANGLWLWQNDVGLMIIDQVMASKALAAA
- a CDS encoding glycosyltransferase family A protein, with the protein product MADPVVSPAVSPVVSVVMAAYNGAGLIEETLASLQAQTFTDFEVIVVDDCSTDDTREVVRAWRDPRVRLVQMAKNGGPVLARNRGFAEARGRYIAALDHDDICRPDRFARQVAYLDAHPDTVLLGTAAELLTAGVVGPSSYAPTTTPALVAWLTCIENPLVWSSTMMRTEVARQLDPVTRPELLYAEDFDLYQRIQHFGAIARLDEALVLYRVHPGGVSKRFVDTMEAASVRVLTERYARLFDDRAERIARLIMLHNMAKRPVPDRAALATLGSALSVIQADFLATHDCSAHDIRLIRWETARRWGDIGRAGLRAGTVSLQDVLAVRPDHLGLGYAGVEALLWSGLIGGVRRARRRMQQSRMAQTAE
- a CDS encoding L,D-transpeptidase family protein, which gives rise to MGKMANGTARSFMAMGLTFAILAGANPAQAASAAAIAAMPIEQAATELSPNQFVWKDNGSSEPVSIVVSLMEQRAFVYRGSTMIAATTISSGKDGKDTPVGTYPILQKNAVHKSSLYDDASMPFMQRLTWDGIAIHAGRNPGFPASHGCIRVPLGFAKQLFGVTTLGTTVTVTDDFEGGVMPEAPVADQETAVANLRQSISLER